The genomic region CCCGCCCGGAAGAGCAGGGTTTCCGCAGGCAAATCGTGATGATTCAGAAAATCTTCGTTGTATTGTTCCGTATTGATAAAAAAGCCGTAGTAGGCGTTATTGACGATCAGCCGGCAATGTTCCGCATTGGCTGCCGGTTGATTCATCTGGCGGAACAAGTCATAAGAAAGATATTCCAAAAAGCCCGCTTCGCCGCGCAATAAGGGGGAAGTTTGATAGTCGGCGTCCAGATTCATGATCCGGCGGTCGCGCCAGCGGTTGCCCTTGACGAATTGTATCTTCCAACTTTTTTCGGGTTTGCCGCCGTCGCCGCGATAATGAACGCCGCCCGCGTTGTAGAGATCGTAGACCTCGCCATCGGCGACAACGAGGCACTTTTGCTCTTGATTGGAATCGGGATTTTGCGTCAGCCAATTCATGACTGAGCGCTCCATGAAGAGATAGACGGAAGGATAATGGGAGCGTTCCAGCGGATCCTCGACGAAGAAGGCGTAGTTGCGCGTCAATTCGTCCTGCAATGGGGAATAGGCTTCCGCGCCCTTGGCATCCTTAGTGGAAATCATGTAACGCCAAATCTCGCCCGGATTGATCTCTTCCGCCTCGTTGAGCGTGAAGGCGTAAACGGAATCTCCGGCGGCGAGATCGCCATGCGTTCCATCGTCCATCATACGAACGGTTTTCCAATCGCCCAGCGCCAGTCCCGCGCCGTAGGGCGAAGAAAGGCGCTGATAATGAAGGACGACTTCGCCTATGCCGTCGTCATCGCGCACGCGGGCCGAGACGATGATTTTATCCGAACCTTCTTCTCCTGCGGACATTATGCGCTGCATATCGAGCTGCGGGATGAGGGAGAAGTCGGAGCTGGTGGCGTTGGCGTTATGTCCTTGCAGCGCGAGAACGTTTTTACCTTTGCGCAGCGATTTGATAAAAGCGGAGGCGTCGAAAAATTCCATCGTCCCCGCTTCATGGTTGCCGTCGGAGAATTGGTTATAGGCGGGGAGAGCGCCCGTCATCATCGATCTGGCAATTTCAACGCCGTTTAAGTACGCGACGAAGCCGTCGTCGTAGTCGACGCCGAGTTGCATGATAGTAAATCCCGTTGGATCGGCGATATCGAACTCTTTGCGGATATAGACGCTGTAGTAAGCGTTCTGCATATCGCTCAAGACGGTGGCGTCGTCGTTGTCGCCGAAGCCAAAGCCCGAGGGACCTTCCAGCCAACTCGAAGCGTCGAAATCGAGAGCGCGCCAGTTGGAGGGCGGTTCCGACTTCCCTTTGAAATAACGCCAGTTTTGGCCGGTTTTGATGATGTTGATCGTTTCGACCCGCTCTTCACTGACGGAGGCGGCGGGATATTGGGGCGTATGCTGGATGCGGGTGATGCGAGGCGGCGTATTGACCATCGCCGCCGAGTTAGGAGCGCCGGGGCTATTGGGCTGGCCATTGCGCCAGTATTGCCCATCGCGGTTGTCGGCGTAGGCGTTGACCAATTCCAAAGAAGTTCCATCTCCGTCCGGACGGATCGGCCAAGGCATACGGTCGTTATAATTGACGTAATCGATGACGACGCCGTTGGCGTTCATCAAGGCGATGGCTTCGCCGCCATTGTTAAGCTGCAGCATATAATCGCCGATGCGGTTGGGAACGTTCGGATAGCGATCCGCTTTTTTGCAGACGAGAACAGTTCCGCCCGCGGCGAGAGACGTTCCCTGCGGGAAGCGAAATTCGACGCCGTTGGAAAAGAACCAGCCGCTGAGGTCAATAACCTGGGCGCTCCGGTTAAACAGTTCGATATATTCATTATCGACATTGCTATCATACTCCTCGTTCGAGGGATGATAAAAAATCTCGTTGATAACAATGTCGTAATCGTGGTATGCAGGATCGGCGATCGCTTTAATGTTGGGAAGCCCCGGCGTTCCGCCTTGCGGAGAAACGCCCCAATTATTCGGTTCGTTGTTAGGACGCGAGGCTTGCTGCAATTCCAACGAACCGCCTTCGCCATCTGCGCCCCAAGGCCATTCCGGCGTATCGTTATAATCCACCTCGGCGATCAAGCGCTCGTTCACATCGAACAAGCGAACGGAATCGCCGCCGTCATTCAATGAAAAGGGCAGACCTTCCACTACAGGCGCCGTCCAACTCAGTTCTTTGGAATGGGCGATGAGGAGAAAGCCTTGGGATGTAATGGAGGTTCCCGGCGCCAGGCGGAATTCATGCGCATCTTCATCGTCCTTGAGTATCCAATAAGAAAGATCGATCGCCTGCGCAGTGGGATTGAACAACTCGATCCACTCTTTGTCTTCTCCATCCGCCGATGGATTGTTGTACATAATTTCGTTGATAACGACGGCGCCGGGAGCGATAGGCTGGTTATCCACGAGATAGAGATAACGGGCGCTGCCGCCGGGAAGAACGATGGACGAACCGCTTTGGCTGACAGATGTAATCGTATATTCCACCAAAGCGCCGGTGGATTGGGGAGGAATCCGGCCTTCGAAAACATCTCCTGTCTTCGCCAGATTCAAAGTTTGAGCGGCGCCTCCATTCGCCGTATAGGTCAATATAAGCGATGACAGATCGCTGGGATTTTCGAACCGAACGGAAATGACGGTCTCTTGTGAACTCGCCGGAGCTAGGGGTGAGCGCGAAATGGAAAGGAAAAGCGGAGGCGCGGCGGCCAGCAAGCGGCTGTTGGGGCGGCCGGGCGTCGGAACCTGGTTGGCGCTCCAATATAGTGCGTTATTATTGTCGGCGAGAGGATAGATCAATTCCAAGGATGGACCGTTCCCATCGGCGTCCCTGGGCCAGGGAGCCTTATCGCTATAACTGACGGCGTCGATTTCGTTATCGTTACGATCCAGCAGTTGGATGCGCTCGCCGGAATTGGATAGTTTAGAGGGAGCAAAGTTGCCCGTCGTTTTAACGGAGGAATCCAAGGCGTAATTGGCGCGAATGAATTGTTCGTTGCGGCATACGGCCAGAAAGCCTTTGGCATCGATCGCTGTGGATGGCGGCAGCGTATAATCGATGGCGCCGCTCAATTTCCAGCCAGAAGCGTCAACGGCGTTGGCGGATGAATTATACAATTCGATATATTCGCCGTTTGCTTCGTCCCCTTTGGGATTATACATAATTTCATTGATGACGATTGCGCTATATGAGATGGAGCATAAGCCAAACGCCAAAGCCATTGCCAATGCGAACCTTTTCACTATTTTCCTCCTCATAATAAAATCCATTTTCCCGCTAATCGCAAAGAATAGGCGCAACAGGAATGAATCATATCCCTTCATGCAGCGGTGAAACCATGAGCGGATGCAATATAAAGATAGAATATAGAAAAAAACGCGATTTGTCACATCATGAAGATTTCCCGCAACGCCAAGAAATTGCGAATGATTTACGGCTGCTTCGACGCTTGCAAAAAATCCAACAGCGCGGAAGCGTTGCGGACGAAAATCTTGGAATCGATCTGCATCATCTCTTTGTCCTTGCCTCCCGCTTCCAAATAGAAGTCTTCCCGCGAGCCGTTCAAATCGCTCAGCCAACGGCC from Candidatus Omnitrophota bacterium harbors:
- a CDS encoding lamin tail domain-containing protein, which encodes MKRFALAMALAFGLCSISYSAIVINEIMYNPKGDEANGEYIELYNSSANAVDASGWKLSGAIDYTLPPSTAIDAKGFLAVCRNEQFIRANYALDSSVKTTGNFAPSKLSNSGERIQLLDRNDNEIDAVSYSDKAPWPRDADGNGPSLELIYPLADNNNALYWSANQVPTPGRPNSRLLAAAPPLFLSISRSPLAPASSQETVISVRFENPSDLSSLILTYTANGGAAQTLNLAKTGDVFEGRIPPQSTGALVEYTITSVSQSGSSIVLPGGSARYLYLVDNQPIAPGAVVINEIMYNNPSADGEDKEWIELFNPTAQAIDLSYWILKDDEDAHEFRLAPGTSITSQGFLLIAHSKELSWTAPVVEGLPFSLNDGGDSVRLFDVNERLIAEVDYNDTPEWPWGADGEGGSLELQQASRPNNEPNNWGVSPQGGTPGLPNIKAIADPAYHDYDIVINEIFYHPSNEEYDSNVDNEYIELFNRSAQVIDLSGWFFSNGVEFRFPQGTSLAAGGTVLVCKKADRYPNVPNRIGDYMLQLNNGGEAIALMNANGVVIDYVNYNDRMPWPIRPDGDGTSLELVNAYADNRDGQYWRNGQPNSPGAPNSAAMVNTPPRITRIQHTPQYPAASVSEERVETINIIKTGQNWRYFKGKSEPPSNWRALDFDASSWLEGPSGFGFGDNDDATVLSDMQNAYYSVYIRKEFDIADPTGFTIMQLGVDYDDGFVAYLNGVEIARSMMTGALPAYNQFSDGNHEAGTMEFFDASAFIKSLRKGKNVLALQGHNANATSSDFSLIPQLDMQRIMSAGEEGSDKIIVSARVRDDDGIGEVVLHYQRLSSPYGAGLALGDWKTVRMMDDGTHGDLAAGDSVYAFTLNEAEEINPGEIWRYMISTKDAKGAEAYSPLQDELTRNYAFFVEDPLERSHYPSVYLFMERSVMNWLTQNPDSNQEQKCLVVADGEVYDLYNAGGVHYRGDGGKPEKSWKIQFVKGNRWRDRRIMNLDADYQTSPLLRGEAGFLEYLSYDLFRQMNQPAANAEHCRLIVNNAYYGFFINTEQYNEDFLNHHDLPAETLLFRAGVKSRRSYLAPEPDFETYAQKYESMIGRDDDIQPLINFIEGLNSAQDAKTFIEANVNVDLYLNYLALVAVLSHADSAEMNYLLARGADGRWFMLPEEMSHTWGEIPTNSAFPLISNFPLLNGAEGGVYGVNTLCKKFLEIPEYRSQYFQRLRDFTDRVFTREHLDPLFDSYWSYLKDAVSENTQRWSSPGQLSQMIAELKKYGAARREFILADPSVRPVDIPSKPKNLFPAEGELISTRGLTLRTETISKPMGKKEAQWEIQTLLKDFFQPLWSGELLSDTVDSFDLPPGVLASNATYYWRMRYRGENGVWSDWSDAASFRTTQGIPPPEVQNALATPLDGAARLEWTEPLAADLIRVDIFDGADIVESAKITNNRVRIADLKNGKEYVFIIRTVSADGQVSNGVTVKVTPQAPASANGTIAYFRFEGNGADSGGAMGAGELLGSASITAPGAENPVSLTQTANLASLNLDGTPGSGFRFGANNEALNVNQRLTLECYALAADGAQKPSVLIDRYDEASAAVNGVWRFGLGLSQPGSLDFFFNDANAASGFGGRLHFASRDKAVPNDGVFHHYAVVVDLRAPLAGDKIRLYRDGEPIASQIVNDDGFSSYNEFRQDSRLPVLVGARRTSVGTADALNGKIDEVRLTGEALSPKEFLHPPVQTDISDWTLY